A stretch of Haloferax sp. Atlit-12N DNA encodes these proteins:
- a CDS encoding ABC transporter permease: protein MSNDEVGTSVALSETEADERLLDRLAGFSAEQTGLAVAGFTGFLAVWYVAALFQPTYLLPSPVEVLAAFVVELTAPASLSIPFTGAELPATRLLVKLIQSLYHYVPGLLIGTSLGVFAGVAMGWNTRVDSVFTPVTRLLRPIPPLAWIGFAVIWLGVNHQGATFIVAIGSFWINFYSAYGGVEGVSEDLKEVAATLGVDDDWTMIRKVVIPAASPSIMTGIRTSIGQCWMIVVAAELIVGVGVGYEILNTAQNLAMDVSVAYMLVISIVFLVSDGLFRRVERRVLEWRA, encoded by the coding sequence ATGAGCAACGACGAAGTCGGCACCAGCGTCGCCCTCTCGGAGACCGAGGCGGACGAGCGACTGCTCGACCGACTCGCGGGGTTCTCCGCGGAACAGACGGGGCTCGCAGTCGCCGGCTTCACGGGCTTTCTCGCCGTCTGGTACGTCGCTGCGCTGTTCCAGCCGACGTATCTCCTCCCCTCGCCCGTCGAGGTGCTGGCGGCGTTCGTCGTCGAACTCACCGCGCCGGCGTCGCTTTCGATTCCCTTCACCGGTGCGGAACTCCCGGCGACGAGGCTCCTCGTCAAACTGATTCAGAGCCTCTATCACTACGTGCCGGGCCTGCTCATCGGGACGTCGCTCGGCGTCTTCGCGGGCGTCGCCATGGGCTGGAACACTCGCGTTGACAGCGTCTTCACGCCCGTCACGCGCCTGCTCCGGCCGATTCCGCCGCTGGCGTGGATCGGCTTCGCCGTCATCTGGCTCGGCGTCAACCATCAGGGCGCGACGTTCATCGTCGCCATCGGTTCCTTCTGGATTAACTTCTACAGCGCCTACGGCGGAGTCGAGGGCGTCTCGGAGGACCTCAAGGAGGTCGCCGCGACCCTCGGCGTCGACGACGACTGGACGATGATTCGGAAGGTCGTCATTCCGGCGGCCAGCCCCTCAATCATGACCGGCATCCGGACGAGCATCGGCCAGTGTTGGATGATTGTCGTCGCGGCCGAACTCATCGTCGGCGTCGGCGTCGGCTACGAGATTCTCAACACGGCGCAGAACCTCGCGATGGACGTGTCGGTCGCCTACATGCTCGTCATCAGCATCGTCTTCCTCGTGAGTGACGGTCTGTTCCGCCGGGTCGAACGGCGGGTGCTGGAGTGGAGAGCATGA
- a CDS encoding DEAD/DEAH box helicase family protein produces the protein MTTLRFEDGTVHVGTDDSDADAGVRAALADVASVEADPRSGGYRAPAMRYAAVRDALDAAGVAYDDRVAAALDTPLSLSTTYDLRDYQRAALDAWLDAGGRGVVELPTGAGKTVLAVAAMVARSVPTLVVVPTIDLQDQWIRELETEFDVPVGRFGGGEQTQEAITVSTYDSAYLRADDVGGDFGLVVFDEVHHLGGEGYQDIPRFLAAPARLGLTATFERPDGAHERVEELVGPRAYRLDVDDLAGDHLADYEVRRIEVELTADERETYDEAQETFVNYLRTSGLSMQSGSDYQKLVMRSGNDPRAREALLAKQRARDVMMNSEAKVDKLARLLARHREDRVIVFTASTDLVYRISRRFLVPPITNETGTKERREILDRFRDGTYDTVVAANVLDEGVDVPDANVGILLSGSGSEREFTQRLGRILRPKADGATATLYELVSVETAEERVAARRR, from the coding sequence GTGACGACCCTCCGCTTCGAGGACGGCACCGTTCACGTCGGCACCGACGACTCTGACGCCGACGCCGGCGTTCGGGCCGCCCTCGCCGACGTGGCGAGCGTCGAGGCCGACCCCCGAAGCGGCGGCTATCGCGCCCCTGCGATGCGATACGCCGCGGTTCGGGACGCGCTCGACGCGGCCGGCGTCGCGTACGACGACCGGGTCGCGGCCGCTCTCGACACCCCTCTCTCGCTTTCGACGACCTACGACCTCCGCGACTACCAGCGCGCCGCCCTCGACGCGTGGCTCGACGCGGGCGGTCGCGGCGTCGTGGAACTGCCGACCGGCGCGGGCAAGACGGTGCTCGCCGTCGCCGCGATGGTCGCCCGCTCGGTGCCGACGCTCGTCGTCGTGCCGACCATCGATTTACAGGACCAGTGGATACGCGAACTCGAAACCGAGTTCGACGTGCCGGTCGGCCGGTTCGGCGGCGGCGAGCAGACGCAGGAGGCCATCACGGTCTCGACGTACGACTCGGCGTACCTCCGCGCAGACGACGTGGGCGGCGACTTCGGCCTCGTCGTCTTCGACGAGGTGCACCACCTCGGTGGCGAGGGGTACCAGGACATCCCCAGATTCCTCGCCGCGCCCGCTCGCCTCGGCCTGACGGCGACGTTCGAGCGCCCCGACGGCGCACACGAGCGCGTCGAGGAACTCGTCGGCCCGCGGGCGTACCGCCTCGACGTGGACGACTTGGCGGGCGACCACCTCGCCGACTACGAAGTCCGCCGAATCGAGGTGGAACTCACGGCCGACGAGCGCGAGACGTACGACGAGGCACAGGAGACGTTCGTGAACTACCTGCGAACCTCGGGGCTGTCGATGCAGTCGGGCAGCGACTACCAGAAACTCGTGATGCGCTCCGGGAACGACCCGAGAGCGCGGGAGGCGCTCCTCGCCAAGCAGCGCGCCCGCGACGTGATGATGAACTCCGAGGCGAAGGTGGACAAACTGGCGCGACTGCTCGCGCGACACCGCGAGGACCGCGTCATCGTCTTCACCGCGTCGACCGACCTCGTCTACCGCATCTCGCGGCGCTTCCTCGTCCCGCCGATAACCAACGAAACCGGCACGAAAGAGCGCCGCGAAATCCTCGACCGCTTCCGCGACGGCACCTACGACACCGTCGTCGCGGCCAACGTGCTCGACGAGGGCGTGGACGTACCCGACGCGAACGTCGGTATCCTCCTTTCGGGGTCGGGGTCGGAACGCGAGTTCACCCAGCGCCTCGGTCGCATCCTCCGGCCGAAGGCTGATGGCGCGACCGCGACGCTCTACGAACTCGTGAGCGTCGAGACGGCGGAAGAACGGGTCGCGGCCCGGCGTCGCTGA
- a CDS encoding ABC transporter ATP-binding protein: MESMTGDANAGADTTVTATDSETAKVSVDSLGKTYASDRRTVEALSDVEFAVEDGEFVCIVGPSGCGKTTLFRIIAGLEDATSGAVTLDGSPVTGPGTDRGMVFQEYGLFPWRTVSENVAFGLEEQGVEEPARSERVTEMLELVGLDGFADAYPKELSGGMKQRVGIARALAVDPELLLMDEPFGAVDAQTRDMLHGELLDIWTETDKTVLFVTHDVEEAVTLADRVVVMAANPGRVREIVSVDIDRPRERTESEFAAYVERIRGLIGE; encoded by the coding sequence GTGGAGAGCATGACCGGGGACGCGAACGCGGGAGCCGACACGACCGTGACCGCGACTGATTCCGAGACCGCGAAGGTCAGCGTCGATTCGCTCGGCAAGACCTACGCGTCCGACCGGCGGACGGTCGAGGCGCTGTCGGACGTGGAGTTCGCCGTCGAGGACGGCGAGTTCGTCTGTATCGTCGGCCCGTCGGGGTGCGGCAAGACGACGCTGTTCCGCATCATCGCCGGCCTCGAAGACGCCACGTCGGGCGCGGTCACCCTCGACGGCTCGCCCGTCACCGGCCCCGGCACCGACCGCGGGATGGTGTTCCAAGAGTACGGACTGTTCCCGTGGCGGACCGTCAGCGAGAACGTCGCCTTCGGGCTCGAAGAACAGGGCGTCGAGGAGCCGGCACGCTCGGAACGCGTGACGGAAATGCTCGAACTCGTCGGCCTCGACGGCTTCGCCGACGCCTACCCCAAAGAGCTGTCCGGCGGGATGAAACAGCGCGTCGGCATCGCTCGCGCGCTCGCTGTCGACCCCGAACTCCTCCTCATGGACGAGCCGTTCGGCGCGGTCGACGCGCAGACCCGCGACATGCTCCACGGCGAACTGCTCGACATCTGGACGGAGACGGACAAGACAGTGCTGTTCGTCACCCACGACGTGGAGGAGGCGGTCACGCTCGCCGACCGCGTGGTCGTCATGGCCGCCAATCCGGGTCGCGTCCGCGAAATCGTCTCGGTCGATATCGACCGCCCGCGCGAGCGGACCGAAAGCGAGTTCGCGGCGTACGTCGAGCGGATTCGCGGACTCATCGGGGAGTAA
- a CDS encoding transcriptional initiation protein Tat yields the protein MERRRLLGLVAVGLSSGCLGSLPGATGPRNPPEAPAGEPRDTPEVPPVRISEVDFEATDDGRLRVFGTVVNDSGAERIATVEARVAVRGEESTRSQELAVPAAGSADFAIEFDFEYDAFLNNGDLNVSLV from the coding sequence ATGGAGCGACGACGCCTCCTCGGACTGGTCGCGGTCGGCCTGTCGTCCGGCTGTCTCGGGTCGCTACCGGGCGCGACGGGCCCGCGAAACCCGCCCGAGGCACCGGCAGGGGAGCCCCGAGACACCCCGGAGGTACCGCCGGTCCGCATCTCCGAGGTCGACTTCGAGGCGACCGACGACGGCCGCCTCCGCGTCTTCGGGACGGTCGTCAACGACAGCGGAGCCGAGCGGATTGCCACCGTCGAAGCCCGCGTCGCCGTCCGCGGCGAGGAGTCGACGCGGTCGCAGGAACTCGCCGTTCCGGCCGCCGGGAGCGCCGATTTCGCAATCGAGTTCGACTTCGAGTACGACGCCTTCCTCAACAACGGCGACTTGAACGTCTCGCTGGTCTGA
- a CDS encoding ABC transporter substrate-binding protein translates to MTEAPRSTSISRRRFLQGSGLAATAGLAGCLGGSGGSGLDELNVAYMPIYPDMQYFVMEEEGLFDELSASVSGKKFSDGPSIVQASATGDFDVMMFGIVPAMIIMDKGIPAKITAANIKNAMEILATDDFAALWEEHGKDAFAEFEAQKGRKFTFGTFPPGSVPDILLRYWIQNTLGLDPEEDVNIKGLGGAAAVQQALLSNNVDGTSIMEPVPTVIDANDAPFQPIAWAGDFMPGQPAAVTLMHDRLRQDNRDLATEFVELHQQATNFVADNPDTAAQHASSVIGESALPVETARAALDSPASDFITDPHDIEGGAKIFADYAQTLGKTEAQLTVDEMFDYGIYDSL, encoded by the coding sequence ATGACAGAGGCACCACGCTCGACTTCGATTAGCCGTAGACGATTCCTGCAGGGGTCCGGCCTCGCCGCGACCGCCGGCCTCGCGGGCTGTCTCGGCGGGTCCGGCGGAAGCGGGCTGGACGAACTCAACGTCGCCTACATGCCCATCTACCCGGACATGCAGTACTTCGTGATGGAAGAAGAGGGGCTGTTCGACGAGCTTTCGGCCTCGGTGTCGGGCAAGAAGTTCTCCGATGGACCGAGCATCGTGCAGGCGTCGGCGACGGGGGACTTCGACGTGATGATGTTCGGCATCGTCCCGGCGATGATCATCATGGACAAGGGTATTCCCGCGAAAATCACCGCGGCGAACATCAAAAACGCGATGGAGATTCTCGCCACCGACGACTTCGCCGCGCTGTGGGAGGAACATGGGAAAGACGCCTTCGCCGAGTTCGAGGCGCAGAAGGGCCGCAAGTTCACCTTCGGAACCTTCCCGCCGGGGTCGGTTCCGGACATCCTGCTTCGCTACTGGATTCAGAACACGCTCGGGCTCGACCCCGAGGAGGACGTGAACATCAAGGGTCTCGGCGGCGCGGCCGCGGTCCAGCAGGCGCTCCTCTCGAACAACGTCGACGGCACGAGCATCATGGAACCCGTGCCGACGGTCATCGACGCTAACGACGCGCCGTTCCAGCCCATCGCGTGGGCGGGCGACTTCATGCCCGGCCAGCCCGCGGCGGTCACGCTCATGCACGACCGCCTCCGGCAGGACAACCGCGACCTCGCCACGGAGTTCGTCGAACTCCACCAGCAGGCGACGAACTTCGTCGCCGACAACCCCGACACGGCCGCCCAGCACGCGAGTTCGGTCATCGGCGAGAGCGCGCTCCCGGTCGAGACCGCCCGCGCGGCGCTCGACTCCCCCGCGTCGGACTTCATCACAGACCCCCACGACATCGAGGGCGGGGCCAAAATCTTCGCCGACTACGCCCAGACGCTCGGGAAGACGGAAGCGCAGTTGACCGTCGACGAGATGTTCGATTACGGCATCTACGACTCCCTATGA